The following are encoded together in the Lathyrus oleraceus cultivar Zhongwan6 chromosome 3, CAAS_Psat_ZW6_1.0, whole genome shotgun sequence genome:
- the LOC127130441 gene encoding protein TWIN SISTER of FT — MRMKSSNPLVVGNVIGDVLDPFINSVSLRVVYENNKEVINSGELKPSQIVNPPRVQVGGNDFRTLYTLVMVNPDAPSPCNPHMREYLNWMVTNIPATTGTTFGQEIVSYESPRPTSGIHRIIFVLFQQPCRHTILPPGWRQNFIIRDFAEIYNLGSPVAALYFNCQRQNGSGGRRMII; from the exons ATGCGTATGAAATCATCGAATCCTCTCGTTGTTGGTAATGTAATTGGAGATGTTTTAGATCCATTCATAAATTCAGTATCTCTAAGAGTTGTTTATGAAAATAACAAAGAAGTGATCAACAGTGGTGAGCTCAAACCTTCTCAAATAGTGAATCCACCAAGAGTTCAAGTTGGTGGAAATGACTTCAGGACTCTTTACACTCTG GTGATGGTGAACCCTGATGCACCAAGCCCTTGTAATCCTCATATGAGAGAATACCTGAATTG GATGGTAACCAATATTCCAGCAACTACAGGAACAACGTTTG GGCAAGAGATAGTGAGCTATGAAAGTCCAAGACCAACATCAGGAATTCATCGTATCATCTTTGTGCTGTTTCAACAACCTTGTAGACACACTATATTACCACCTGGATGGCGACAGAATTTCATTATTAGAGATTTTGCAGAAATTTATAATCTTGGATCACCTGTTGCTGCTCTCTATTTCAACTGTCAGCGACAAAATGGTTCTGGTGGAAGGAGGATGATCATATAA
- the LOC127130442 gene encoding protein TWIN SISTER of FT: protein MRMKSSNPLVVGNVIGDVLDPFINSVSLRVVYENNKEVINSGELKPSQIVNPPRVQVGGNDFRTLYTLVMVNPDAPSPCNPHMREYLYWMVTNIPATTGTAFGQEIVSYESPRPASGIHRMIFVLFQQPCRHTILPPGWRQNFITRDFAEVYNLGSPVAALYFNCQRENGSGGRRMIT, encoded by the exons ATGCGTATGAAATCATCGAATCCTCTCGTTGTTGGTAATGTAATTGGAGATGTTTTAGATCCATTCATAAATTCAGTATCTCTAAGAGTTGTTTATGAAAATAACAAAGAAGTGATCAACAGTGGTGAGCTCAAACCTTCTCAAATAGTGAATCCACCAAGAGTTCAAGTTGGTGGAAATGACTTCAGGACTCTTTACACTCTG GTGATGGTGAACCCTGATGCACCAAGCCCTTGTAATCCTCATATGAGAGAATACCTCTATTG GATGGTAACCAATATTCCAGCGACTACCGGGACAGCATTTG GGCAAGAGATAGTGAGCTATGAAAGTCCAAGGCCAGCATCAGGAATTCATCGTATGATTTTTGTGCTGTTTCAACAACCTTGTAGACACACTATATTACCACCTGGTTGGCGACAGAATTTCATTACTAGAGATTTTGCAGAAGTTTATAACCTTGGTTCACCTGTTGCTGCTCTCTACTTCAACTGTCAAAGAGAGAATGGTTCTGGTGGAAGGAGAATGATCACTTAA